In Triticum aestivum cultivar Chinese Spring chromosome 5B, IWGSC CS RefSeq v2.1, whole genome shotgun sequence, the following proteins share a genomic window:
- the LOC123114403 gene encoding cleavage and polyadenylation specificity factor subunit 3-I, translated as MASAATAPAAGKRPATGGREGDQMVITPLGAGSEVGRSCVHMTFKGRTVLFDCGIHPAYSGMAALPYFDEIDPSAIDVLLVTHFHLDHAASLPYFLEKTTFKGRVFMTHATKAIYRLLLSDYVKVSKVSVEDMLFDEQDIIRSMDKIEVIDFHQTLEVNGIRFWCYTAGHVLGAAMFMVDIAGVRILYTGDYSREEDRHLKAAEIPQFSPDICIIESTYGVQQHQPRHVREKRFTDAIHNTVSQGGRVLIPAFALGRAQELLLILDEYWSNHPELHKIPIYYASPLAKKCMAVYQTYINSMNERIRNQFAQSNPFHFKHIDPLNSIDNFHDVGPSVVMASPGSLQSGLSRQLFDKWCTDKKNTCVIPGYAVEGSLAKTIINEPREVTLANGLTAPLNMQIFYISFSAHADFPQTSGFLEELRPPNIILVHGEANEMGRLKQKLITQFDGTNTKIVSPKNCQSVEMYFSSEKMAKTIGRLAEKVPEVGDTVSGLLVKKGFTYQIMAPEDLRVYTQLSTANITQRIAVPYSGSFEVVKYRLKQIYESVESSTEEDVPVLTVHERVAIRLDSESYVTLQWSSDPISDMVSDSVVAMILNIGREGPKVVPIEEAVKTEEETEKVARKVVYSLMVSLFGDVKVAEEGKLVITVDGDVAHLDGRSGDVECENAGLKERIKTAFRRIQGAVRPIPLSAS; from the exons ATGGCGTCCGCCgcgacggcgccggcggcggggaagcGGCCGGCGACGGGCGGGCGGGAGGGCGACCAGATGGTGATCACCCCACTCGGCGCCGGCAGCGAGGTAGGCCGCTCCTGCGTCCACATGACTTTCAAGGGCCGCACAGTCCTA TTCGACTGCGGCATCCACCCGGCATACTCCGGCATGGCGGCTCTCCCATATTTCGACGAGATCGACCCCTCCGCCATCGACGTCCTGCTCGTCACCCA CTTCCACCTGGACCACGCCGCCTCGCTGCCATACTTCCTGGAGAAG ACGACGTTCAAGGGCCGCGTGTTCATGACCCACGCCACCAAGGCCATCTACAGGCTGCTGCTCTCCGATTATGTAAAGGTCAGCAAGGTGTCTGTGGAAGACATGCTGTTCGACGAACAGGACATCATCCGCTCCATGGACAAAATCGAG GTCATAGACTTCCACCAGACATTGGAAGTTAACGGCATACGCTTCTGGTGCTATACTGCTGGGCATGTACTTGGCGCTGCCATGTTCATGGTGGATATTGCTGGTGTTCGCATTCTTTACACTGGCGactactcccgtgaagaagaccgtCACCTCAAAGCTGCTGAGATACCCCAGTTCTCCCCTGATATTTGCATTATCGAGTCAACTTACGGTGTGCAGCAACACCAACCCCGCCATGTCAGAGAGAAGCGCTTCACTGATGCCATCCACAACACAGTTTCTCAAGGGGGCCGTGTTCTTATCCCAGCATTTGCTCTTGGTAGAGCACAGGAACTGTTGCTTATCCTGGATGAGTATTGGTCTAACCACCCAGAGCTCCATAAGATTCCAATCTATTATGCCTCCCCTCTTGCGAAGAAGTGTATGGCTGTCTACCAGACATACATAAACTCCATGAATGAAAGGATAAGGAATCAGTTTGCACAGTCCAATCCGTTCCATTTCAAGCATATTGACCCTTTGAATAGCATTGACAACTTCCATGATGTGGGTCCGTCAGTGGTGATGGCAAGTCCAGGTAGCCTCCAAAGTGGTCTCTCCAGGCAGCTCTTTGACAAGTGGTGCACAGATAAGAAGAACACATGTGTTATTCCAGGTTATGCTGTGGAAGGCTCGCTTGCAAAGACCATCATCAACGAACCGAGAGAAGTGACACTAGCAAATGGGCTCACTGCTCCTCTTAATATGCAGATCTTCTACATCTCCTTCTCAGCTCACGCTGATTTTCCACAGACGAGTGGCTTCTTGGAAGAGCTTCGCCCACCAAACATTATTCTTGTCCATGGAGAAGCAAATGAGATGGGTAGGCTTAAGCAGAAACTTATCACCCAGTTTGATGGGACAAACACAAAAATTGTTTCTCCCAAGAACTGCCAATCGGTCGAGATGTATTTTAGTTCTGAGAAAATGGCCAAGACAATTGGCAGACTGGCAGAGAAGGTACCAGAAGTGGGAGATACAGTTAGTGGCTTGCTTGTAAAGAAGGGCTTCACGTATCAGATTATGGCCCCTGAGGACCTCCGCGTGTACACCCAACTGTCTACTGCCAACATTACTCAGAGGATTGCTGTCCCGTATTCTGGTTCTTTTGAGGTGGTCAAGTACAGACTGAAGCAAATATACGAGAGCGTGGAATCATCAACCGAAGAAGATGTTCCAGTACTGACTGTTCACGAGAGAGTGGCCATCCGCCTGGATTCAGAGAGCTACGTGACGCTGCAGTGGTCGTCCGATCCCATAAGCGACATGGTGTCCGACTCGGTGGTGGCCATGATCTTGAACATTGGCCGTGAGGGTCCGAAGGTTGTTCCGATCGAAGAAGCGGTGAAGACGGAAGAAGAAACAGAGAAGGTGGCGCGGAAGGTGGTGTACTCTCTGATGGTATCACTCTTCGGCGACGTTAAAGTTGCAGAGGAAGGGAAGCTTGTCATAACTGTGGATGGAGACGTCGCGCACTTGGATGGCAGGAGCGGTGATGTGGAGTGCGAGAATGCTGGGCTGAAAGAGAGGATCAAGACCGCGTTCCGGCGCATACAGGGTGCGGTGAGACCGATCCCGCTTTCGGCCTCCTGA
- the LOC123114405 gene encoding protein Brevis radix-like 4 isoform X2: protein MQSCSCYNLGLKDMVLKLSGTQRQGVPKRGGSPPPRGRTTSLYRSGYYRPGVVQDDMAVPPATYLGHGAGGGGTAASSASSTPAWERPPNGGGGQGGEAAVREWVAQVEPGVQITFVSLAGGAGNDLKRIRFSREMYDKWQAQRWWGDNNERIMELYNVRRFTRHVLPDPPRGDDDAERESFYSQSQVGSTMGSPAATPSPAPESIAWGAAFARPQPSAAAGAGPGGPGGAARQHSFRGPLSPPPPSSSNPSERAWQQQQQHQQRQNGGPEPDAVEPARTTTSSMPDDVSMSNASELEVTEWVIQDEPGVYITVRELADGARELRRVRFSREKFAELNAKLWWEENKERIHAQYL, encoded by the exons ATGCAGTCCTGCAGTTGCTACAATCTAGGA CTCAAGGACATGGTGCTGAAGCTGTCGGGCACGCAGAGGCAGGGGGTGCCGAAGCGGGGCGGCTCGCCGCCGCCGAGGGGCCGGACCACGTCCCTGTACCGCAGCGGCTACTACCGCCCGGGCGTGGTGCAGGACGACATGGCGGTGCCGCCGGCCACGTACCTGGGCCACGGCGCCGGGGGTGGCGGCACGGCGGCGTCGAGCGCGAGCTCCACGCCGGCGTGGGAGCGGCCGCCCAACGGGGGCGGGGgccagggcggcgaggcggcggtgcgggAGTGGGTGGCGCAGGTGGAGCCCGGGGTGCAGATCACGTTCGTGTCGCTGGCGGGCGGCGCCGGCAACGACCTGAAGCGCATCCGGTTCAGCCGGGAGATGTACGACAAGTGGCAGGCGCAGCGGTGGTGGGGCGACAACAACGAGCGCATCATGGAGCTCTACAACGTCCGCCGCTTCACCCGCCACGTGCTCCCCGACCCGCCCCGCGGCGACGACGACGCCGAG AGGGAGTCGTTCTACTCGCAGTCGCAGGTGGGCTCGACGATGGGCAGCCCCGCGGCGAcgccctcgccggcgccggagAGCATCGCCTGGGGCGCGGCCTTCGCCCGCCCGCAGCCCTCCGCCGCGGCCGGCGCCGGCCCAGGCGGgcccggcggcgcggcgcggcagcaCAGCTTCCGCGGtccgctgtccccgccgccgccgtcgtcgtccaaCCCGTCGGAGCGCGcctggcagcagcagcagcaacaccagcAGCGCCAGAACGGTGGCCCGGAGCCTGACGCCGTGGAGCCGGCGCGGACGACCACCTCGTCCATGCCGGACGACGTGTCCATGAGCAACGCCAGCGAGCTGGAGGTGACGGAGTGGGTGATCCAGGACGAGCCCGGCGTGTACATCACCGTCCGCGAGCTCGCCGACGGCGCCCGCGAGCTCCGCCGCGTCCGCTTCAG CCGTGAGAAGTTTGCGGAGCTGAACGCCAAGCTGTGGTGGGAGGAGAACAAGGAGAGGATACACGCGCAGTACCTCTGA
- the LOC123114404 gene encoding uncharacterized protein: MAADDAPPAKPPPPPQDTAAGAEALAAYLGLAFALFLASLPGGAAGARHVASLQSRGRVLATRLLAAEDQLRQLRARRREDARANARAAEIFAGHRASWAEAERRLLARAAAASDEAANLRARLADAEAQAAALRARADRLERDAADRDGLLSALLAATGNGAGHDELGAREQRRQHQSDPAEGYGDTDAEALAAAAALYAQQRQQQDGFGGGDDFYTSSSSSAAAASGMPPWMDSRSKGWQDMKYESVESVYNTKHAVPRRESPWKVDVESSGVPAKLRQLEQELINLEKVGNGDLSKIPLVLRKQVKRYQTLAGKIEDLCKRMQANDPCDSTLNSEFRTQRQTEYLLEAFHLQHRAAETRQKLGTVQAETAKSSFGDELPAEAKVSTRRALSAVRNNFKEIQRSLEIWLARILGDLEGMLARDGASRIREYILSPYASAVR; encoded by the exons ATGGCGGCCGACGACGCGCCGCCGGCCAAGCCCCCTCCACCGCCGCAGGACACAGCCGCCGGcgccgaggccctggcggcctaCCTGGGCCTCGCCTTCGCGCTCTTCCTCGCCTCGCTCCCGGGCGGCGCCGCCGGCGCGCGCCACGTCGCGTCGTTGCAGTCGCGGGGCCGGGTCCTGGCGacgcgcctcctcgccgccgaggACCAGCTGCGGCAGCTGCGGGCGCGCCGGCGCGAGGACGCCCGGGCCAACGCGCGCGCCGCCGAGATCTTCGCGGGCCACCGCGCGTCCTGGGCCGAGGCCGAGCGCCGCCTGCTGGCCCGCGCCGCGGCCGCCAGCGACGAGGCCGCCAACCTCCGCGCGCGCCTCGCCGACGCCGAGGCCCAGGCCGCCGCGCTCCGGGCCCGCGCCGACCGGCTCGAGCGCGACGCCGCCGACCGCGACGGGCTCCTCAGCGCGCTCCTCGCCGCCACGGGCAACGGCGCCGGGCATGACGAACTCGGTGCGCGGGAGCAGCGGCGGCAGCATCAGTCGGATCCGGCCGAGGGCTACGGCGACACCGACGCGGAGGCCCTGGCCGCGGCCGCCGCGCTCTACGcccagcagcggcagcagcaggacggcttcggcggcggcgacgacttctacacctcctcctcctcgtccgcggcggcggcgtcgggaatGCCGCCCTGGATGGACTCGCGCTCGAAAGGGTGGCAG GACATGAAGTACGAATCGGTTGAATCAGTGTACAACACAAAGCATGCCGTACCACG GAGGGAATCACCTTGGAAGGTGGATGTGGAATCGTCAGGAGTTCCTGCAAAGCTTCGGCAGCTTGAGCAGGAGTTAATTaatctggagaaggttggaaatgGAGATCTATCCAAGATCCCGTTGGTGCTGAGGAAGCAAGTAAAGAGATACCAAACTCTTGCTGGGAAGATTGAGGATCTTTGCAAACGAATG CAAGCGAATGACCCTTGTGATTCGACACTCAACTCGGAGTTCAGAACACAGCGGCAAACAGAGTACTTGCTGGAAGCATTCCACCTTCAGCACCGAGCAGCTGAAACAAGGCAGAAGCTCGGCACAGTGCAAGCAGAGACCGCGAAAAGCAGCTTCGGCGATGAGCTGCCAGCAGAAGCCAAAGTGAGCACAAGAAGAGCGCTAAGTGCAGTCAGGAACAATTTCAAGGAAATCCAGCGCAGCCTGGAGATTTGGCTGGCTAGAATCCTCGGAGACCTCGAGGGCATGCTGGCGAGGGACGGGGCGTCCCGGATAAGAGAGTACATTCTGTCCCCCTACGCGTCTGCTGTTCGATGA
- the LOC123114405 gene encoding protein Brevis radix-like 4 isoform X1 — translation MLACIACVNKEEGGGRERERDGAGGDRDGDTPTCRDPVKSLTSQLKDMVLKLSGTQRQGVPKRGGSPPPRGRTTSLYRSGYYRPGVVQDDMAVPPATYLGHGAGGGGTAASSASSTPAWERPPNGGGGQGGEAAVREWVAQVEPGVQITFVSLAGGAGNDLKRIRFSREMYDKWQAQRWWGDNNERIMELYNVRRFTRHVLPDPPRGDDDAERESFYSQSQVGSTMGSPAATPSPAPESIAWGAAFARPQPSAAAGAGPGGPGGAARQHSFRGPLSPPPPSSSNPSERAWQQQQQHQQRQNGGPEPDAVEPARTTTSSMPDDVSMSNASELEVTEWVIQDEPGVYITVRELADGARELRRVRFSREKFAELNAKLWWEENKERIHAQYL, via the exons atGCTGGCCTGCATCGCGTGCGTCAACAAGGAAGAAGGCGGCGGCCGGGAGAGGGAGCGGGACGGCGCCGGCGGCGACAGAGACGGAGACACGCCGACATGCAGGGACCCCGTCAAGTCGCTCACCTCCCAG CTCAAGGACATGGTGCTGAAGCTGTCGGGCACGCAGAGGCAGGGGGTGCCGAAGCGGGGCGGCTCGCCGCCGCCGAGGGGCCGGACCACGTCCCTGTACCGCAGCGGCTACTACCGCCCGGGCGTGGTGCAGGACGACATGGCGGTGCCGCCGGCCACGTACCTGGGCCACGGCGCCGGGGGTGGCGGCACGGCGGCGTCGAGCGCGAGCTCCACGCCGGCGTGGGAGCGGCCGCCCAACGGGGGCGGGGgccagggcggcgaggcggcggtgcgggAGTGGGTGGCGCAGGTGGAGCCCGGGGTGCAGATCACGTTCGTGTCGCTGGCGGGCGGCGCCGGCAACGACCTGAAGCGCATCCGGTTCAGCCGGGAGATGTACGACAAGTGGCAGGCGCAGCGGTGGTGGGGCGACAACAACGAGCGCATCATGGAGCTCTACAACGTCCGCCGCTTCACCCGCCACGTGCTCCCCGACCCGCCCCGCGGCGACGACGACGCCGAG AGGGAGTCGTTCTACTCGCAGTCGCAGGTGGGCTCGACGATGGGCAGCCCCGCGGCGAcgccctcgccggcgccggagAGCATCGCCTGGGGCGCGGCCTTCGCCCGCCCGCAGCCCTCCGCCGCGGCCGGCGCCGGCCCAGGCGGgcccggcggcgcggcgcggcagcaCAGCTTCCGCGGtccgctgtccccgccgccgccgtcgtcgtccaaCCCGTCGGAGCGCGcctggcagcagcagcagcaacaccagcAGCGCCAGAACGGTGGCCCGGAGCCTGACGCCGTGGAGCCGGCGCGGACGACCACCTCGTCCATGCCGGACGACGTGTCCATGAGCAACGCCAGCGAGCTGGAGGTGACGGAGTGGGTGATCCAGGACGAGCCCGGCGTGTACATCACCGTCCGCGAGCTCGCCGACGGCGCCCGCGAGCTCCGCCGCGTCCGCTTCAG CCGTGAGAAGTTTGCGGAGCTGAACGCCAAGCTGTGGTGGGAGGAGAACAAGGAGAGGATACACGCGCAGTACCTCTGA